One part of the Marinobacter sp. M3C genome encodes these proteins:
- a CDS encoding GntR family transcriptional regulator: MEKIQHRVLYQEAADRIRELIELGTLAPGEKISEKGLCEKFGISRTPLREALKVLKSEGLIEMLPNRGARVTRLTAKDVEHTYDIMGALEGLSGETACQYISDAEVAHIQTLHNKMVEHFHRGELKEYFRANQQIHECIMLASKNDVLLEMYNNLSQRIKRIRYSAQMTDAYWHKAVNDHEHMIEALQNRDGERLGNILRSHLGHKLEAANLTGMITD; the protein is encoded by the coding sequence ATGGAAAAGATACAACATAGAGTTCTTTATCAAGAAGCTGCAGACAGAATCAGGGAGTTGATCGAACTCGGTACACTGGCGCCTGGAGAGAAAATTTCCGAAAAAGGGCTCTGCGAAAAGTTCGGCATCTCCAGAACGCCCCTCCGCGAAGCGTTGAAAGTTTTGAAATCCGAAGGTCTGATTGAAATGCTGCCGAATCGCGGTGCCCGGGTAACCCGCTTAACCGCGAAGGACGTCGAGCACACCTACGACATCATGGGTGCCCTGGAAGGGTTGTCCGGTGAAACGGCCTGCCAATACATCAGTGATGCTGAAGTCGCTCATATTCAGACGCTTCACAATAAAATGGTCGAGCATTTTCATCGTGGTGAACTCAAGGAATACTTCCGCGCCAACCAGCAAATTCATGAATGCATCATGCTGGCGTCAAAGAATGATGTACTTCTGGAAATGTATAACAACCTTAGCCAACGTATTAAACGAATCCGCTATTCCGCGCAGATGACCGACGCTTACTGGCACAAAGCAGTGAACGACCATGAACACATGATTGAGGCTCTTCAGAATCGCGATGGGGAACGTCTTGGCAACATTCTCCGGA